One Clupea harengus chromosome 3, Ch_v2.0.2, whole genome shotgun sequence DNA window includes the following coding sequences:
- the LOC105892510 gene encoding UDP-glucuronosyltransferase 2A1-like: protein MHHITWTALLLSVTLSVSSGGNVLVFPLDGSHWVNMKVLVEELHSRGHSITVVRASDSWYIKEESPHYSAITIPTAGTFLQEFFGTFAKSMLNIRKEQKFSWPHLMLQFEVINMFSEMHRQMCEMMAMMFQDKVLMKSLTDAKFDVVLTDPAVGGGVLLARRLSLPLVLNVRWTVHGEAHYAIAPSPLSYVPYPGAELTDKMTFSQRVQNMLTYAFSLFQMQMIVAPHYTAFCKRFFGPEVDYFSLFQDADIWLMRNDFTFEFPRPTMPNVVYMSGFHCKPTRTLPVDLEEFVQSSGEHGVIIMSLGTLFAELPSDISEEIAAAFAQLPQKVIWRHKGAKPSSLGNNTLLVDWIPQNDLLGHPKTKVFVAHGGTNGVQEAIYHGIPIVGLPIVFDQPDNLSRMVARGTAKVLDIATLDRAVFVEALRAVLYEPSYTENMQRLSRIHHDQPMKPLDRAIFWIEFVMRHGGAPHLRTQSFRMSWMAYHSIDVILTLLMALLLLVIIMFLAIKKCFSVLFKKKVKSD, encoded by the coding sequence ATGCATCACATCACCTGGACAGCCTTGCTGCTGTCAGTCACTCTGTCTGTAAGTTCTGGAGGTAACGTGCTGGTGTTCCCGTTAGATGGCAGCCACTGGGTGAACATGAAGGTCCTCGTTGAGGAGCTGCACTCCCGAGGCCACAGCATTACTGTAGTGCGAGCCTCAGACAGCTGGTACATTAAAGAGGAGTCTCCCCATTACAGTGCCATCACCATCCCTACTGCTGGAACCTTTCTTCAGGAGTTCTTTGGCACCTTTGCCAAAAGTATGCTGAATATACGGAAAGAACAAAAGTTCTCCTGGCCTCACTTGATGCTTCAGTTTGAAGTAATTAACATGTTCTCAGAGATGCATCGGCAAATGTGTGAGATGATGGCAATGATGTTTCAAGACAAGGTCCTCATGAAATCTCTCACAGATGCCAAGTTTGACGTCGTCCTAACCGATCCAGCAGTTGGTGGTGGAGTGCTCTTAGCTCGACGTCTCAGTCTTCCATTGGTGTTAAACGTGAGGTGGACTGTCCATGGAGAGGCCCACTATGCCAtcgctccctcccctctctcctatGTCCCCTACCCAGGAGCTGAGCTGACAGACAAGATGACTTTCTCTCAGAGGGTCCAGAACATGCTGACATATGCCTTTAGTTTATTTCAGATGCAAATGATTGTTGCTCCCCACTACACAGCTTTCTGCAAACGTTTCTTTGGTCCTGAGGTTGACTACTTCTCCTTGTTCCAGGATGCTGATATCTGGCTCATGAGGAACGACTTCACCTTTGAGTTTCCACGCCCAACCATGCCCAATGTGGTCTATATGAGTGGGTTCCACTGCAAGCCTACTAGAACACTTCCTGTTGACCTGGAAGAGTTTGTCCAAAGTTCAGGGGAGCATGGGGTCATCATCATGTCCCTGGGAACTCTGTTTGCAGAGCTCCCTAGTGATATCTCTGAGGAGATTGCGGCGGCTTTTGCTCAGCTTCCGCAAAAGGTCATCTGGAGACATAAAGGGGCCAAGCCCTCGAGTCTTGGCAACAACACCTTACTGGTGGACTGGATACCCCAAAATGACCTGCTGGGACACCCAAAGACTAAAGTCTTTGTAGCCCATGGGGGCACCAATGGTGTCCAAGAGGCAATCTACCATGGCATCCCCATAGTTGGTCTTCCCATAGTGTTCGATCAGCCTGATAATCTGTCCAGAATGGTGGCAAGAGGAACCGCTAAGGTATTGGACATTGCCACTCTGGACAGAGCAGTGTTTGTGGAGGCGTTAAGGGCAGTGCTGTATGAGCCGTCCTACACGGAGAACATGCAGAGGCTCTCCAGGATCCACCATGACCAGCCCATGAAGCCTCTGGACCGCGCCATTTTCTGGATAGAGTTCGTCATGAGGCATGGAGGCGCCCCTCATCTGCGCACACAGTCCTTCAGGATGTCCTGGATGGCTTATCATTCTATAGATGTCATACTGACTCTGCTGATGGCTTTGCTGCTCTTAGTGATAATTATGTTCCTGGCTATCAAaaaatgcttttcagttttattCAAAAAGAAAGTCAAATCTGATTAA
- the LOC122128480 gene encoding UDP-glucuronosyltransferase 2A1-like, which produces MHHITWTALLLSVTLSVSYGGNVLVFPLDGSHWVNMKVIIEELHSRGHSITVVRASDSWYIKEESPHYSAITIPTAGGFDEEFFGTFVNRLLNIRKEQKFFWSRLILEFEVIEKFSEMHRQMCEMMTMMFQDDVLMKSLTDAKFDVVLTDPGTGGGVLLARRLNLPLVLNVRWTVHGEAHFAIAPSPLSYVPYPGAELTDKMTFSQRVQNMLTYAFGLFQIATIVTPHYTAFCKRFFGPEVDYFSLFQDADIWLMRNDFTFEFPRPTMPNVVYMSGFQCKPARPLPVDLEEFVQRSGEHGVIIMSLGTLFAELPSDITEEIAAAFAQLPQKVIWRHKGAKPSSLGNNTLLVDWMPQNDLLGHPKTKVFVAHGGTNGVQEAIYHGVPIAGLPLVFDQPDNLSRMERRGTAKVVDIAILDRAVFVEALRAVLYEPSYRENMQRLSRIHHDQPMKPLDRAIFWIEYVMRNGGAPHLRTQSFRMSWMAYHSIDVILTLLMALLLLLFIMFLAIKKCYSVLFKKKVKCE; this is translated from the coding sequence ATGCATCACATCACCTGGACAGCCTTGCTGCTGTCAGTCACTCTGTCTGTGAGTTATGGAGGTAACGTGCTGGTGTTCCCGTTAGATGGCAGCCACTGGGTGAACATGAAGGTCATCATTGAGGAGCTGCACTCCCGAGGCCACAGCATTACTGTAGTGCGAGCCTCAGACAGCTGGTACATTAAAGAGGAGTCTCCCCACTACAGTGCCATCACCATCCCCACCGCTGGAGGCTTTGATGAGGAGTTCTTTGGCACCTTTGTCAATAGACTACTGAATATACGGAAAGAACAAAAGTTTTTCTGGAGTCGCTTGATACTTGAGTTTGAAGTTATTGAAAAGTTCTCAGAGATGCATCGGCAAATGTGTGAGATGATGACAATGATGTTTCAAGATGATGTCCTCATGAAATCTCTCACAGATGCCAAGTTTGACGTCGTCCTAACTGATCCAGGGACAGGAGGTGGAGTGCTCTTAGCTCGACGTCTCAATCTTCCGTTGGTGTTAAACGTGAGGTGGACTGTCCATGGAGAGGCCCACTTTGCCAttgctccctcccctctctcctatGTCCCCTACCCAGGAGCTGAGCTGACAGACAAGATGACTTTCTCTCAGAGGGTTCAGAACATGCTGACATATGCCTTCGGTTTATTTCAAATTGCAACCATTGTTACTCCCCACTACACAGCTTTCTGCAAACGTTTCTTTGGTCCTGAGGTTGACTACTTCTCCTTGTTCCAGGATGCTGATATCTGGCTCATGAGGAATGACTTCACCTTTGAGTTTCCACGCCCAACCATGCCCAATGTGGTCTATATGAGTGGGTTCCAATGCAAGCCTGCCAGACCACTTCCTGTTGACCTGGAAGAGTTTGTCCAAAGGTCAGGGGAGCATGGGGTCATCATCATGTCCCTGGGAACTCTGTTTGCAGAGCTCCCTAGTGACATCACTGAGGAGATTGCGGCGGCTTTTGCTCAGCTTCCCCAAAAGGTCATCTGGAGACATAAAGGGGCCAAGCCCTCGAGTCTTGGCAACAACACCTTACTGGTGGACTGGATGCCCCAAAATGACCTGCTGGGACACCCAAAGACTAAAGTGTTTGTAGCACATGGGGGCACCAATGGTGTCCAAGAGGCAATCTACCATGGCGTGCCGATAGCTGGCCTTCCCTTAGTGTTCGATCAGCCTGATAATCTGTCcagaatggagagaagaggaaccgCTAAGGTAGTGGACATTGCCATTCTGGACAGAGCAGTGTTTGTGGAGGCGTTAAGGGCAGTGCTGTATGAGCCGTcctacagggagaacatgcagagGCTCTCCAGGATCCACCATGACCAGCCCATGAAGCCTCTGGACCGCGCCATTTTCTGGATAGAGTACGTCATGAGGAATGGAGGCGCCCCTCACCTGCGCACACAGTCCTTCAGGATGTCCTGGATGGCTTATCATTCTATAGACGTCATACTGACTCTACTGATGGCTTTGCTCCTTTTACTATTCATTATGTTCCTGGCCATCAAGAAATGTTATTCAGTTTTATTCAAAAAGAAAGTCAAATGTGAGTAA